A portion of the Symphalangus syndactylus isolate Jambi chromosome 13, NHGRI_mSymSyn1-v2.1_pri, whole genome shotgun sequence genome contains these proteins:
- the PRPF31 gene encoding U4/U6 small nuclear ribonucleoprotein Prp31 codes for MSLADELLADLEEAAEEEEGGSYGEEEEEPAIEDVQEETQLDLSGDSVKTIAKLWDSKMFAEIMMKIEEYISKQAKASEVMGPVEAAPEYRVIVDANNLTVEIENELNIIHKFIRDKYSKRFPELESLVPNALDYIRTVKELGNSLDKCKNNENLQQILTNATIMVVSVTASTTQGQQLSEEELERLEEACDMALELNASKHRIYEYVESRMSFIAPNLSIIIGASTAAKIMGVAGGLTNLSKMPACNIMLLGAQRKTLSGFSSTSVLPHTGYIYHSDIVQSLPPDLRRKAARLVAAKCTLAARVDSFHESTEGKVGYELKDEIERKFDKWQEPPPVKQVKPLPAPLDGQRKKRGGRRYRKMKERLGLTEIRKQANRMSFGEIEEDAYQEDLGFSLGHLGKSGSGRVRQTQVNEATKARISKTLQRTLQKQSVVYGGKSTIRDRSSGTASSVAFTPLQGLEIVNPQAAEKKVAEANQKYFSSMAEFLKVKGEKSGLMST; via the exons ATGTCTCTGGCAGATGAGCTCTTAGCTGATCTCGAAGAGGCagcagaagaggaggaaggaggaagctatggggaggaagaagaggagccaGCGATCGAGGATGTGCAGGAGGAGACACAGCTGGATCTTTCCGGGGATTCGGTCAAGACCATCGCCAAGCTATGGGACAGTAAGATG TTTGCTGAGATTATGATGAAGATTGAGGAGTATATCAGCAAGCAAGCCAAAGCTTCAGAAG TGATGGGACCAGTGGAGGCAGCGCCTGAATACCGCGTCATCGTGGATGCCAACAACCTGACCGTGGAGATCGAAAACGAGCTGA ACATCATCCATAAGTTCATCCGGGATAAGTACTCAAAGAGATTCCCTGAACTGGAGTCCTTGGTCCCCAATGCGCTGGATTACATCCGCACGGTCAAG GAGCTGGGCAACAGCCTGGACAAGTGCAAGAACAATGAGAACCTGCAGCAGATCCTCACCAATGCCACCATCATGGTCGTCAGCGTCACCGCCTCCACCACCCAGGG GCAGCAGCTGTCGGAGGAGGAGCTGGAGCGGCTGGAGGAGGCCTGCGACATGGCGCTGGAGCTGAACGCCTCCAAGCACCGCATCTACGAGTACGTGGAGTCCCGGATGTCCTTCATCGCGCCCAACCTGTCCATCATTATCGGGGCATCCACGGCCGCCAAGATCATGG GTGTGGCCGGCGGCCTGACCAACCTCTCCAAGATGCCCGCCTGCAACATCATGCTGCTCGGGGCCCAGCGCAAGACGCTGTCGGGATTCTCGTCTACCTCAGTGCTGCCCCACACCGGCTATATCTACCACAGTGACATCGTGCAGTCCCTGCCCCCG GATCTTCGGCGGAAAGCGGCCCGGCTGGTGGCCGCCAAGTGCACACTGGCAGCCCGTGTGGACAGTTTCCACGAGAGCACAGAGGGAAAG GTGGGCTACGAACTGAAGGATGAGATCGAGCGCAAATTCGACAAGTGGCAGGAGCCGCCGCCTGTGAAGCAGGTGAAGCCGCTGCCTGCGCCCCTGGATGGGCAGCGGAAGAAGCGAGGCGGCCGCAG GTACCGCAAGATGAAGGAGCGGCTGGGGCTGACAGAGATCCGGAAGCAGGCCAACCGTATGAGCTTCGGAGAG ATCGAGGAGGATGCCTACCAGGAGGATCTGGGATTCAGCCTGGGCCACCTGGGCAAGTCGGGCAGTGGGCGCGTGCGGCAGACGCAGGTAAACGAGGCCACCAAGGCCAGGATCTCCAAGACGCTGCAG CGGACCCTGCAGAAGCAGAGTGTCGTGTACGGCGGGAAGTCCACCATCCGTGACCGCTCCTCGGGCACGGCCTCCAGCGTGGCCTTCACCCCACTCCAG ggcctggagattgtGAACCCACAGGCGGCAGAGAAGAAGGTGGCTGAGGCCAACCAGAAGTATTTCTCCAGCATGGCTGAGTTCCTCAAGGTCAAGGGCGAGAAGAGTGGCCTCATGTCCACCTGA